A window of Aricia agestis chromosome 3, ilAriAges1.1, whole genome shotgun sequence contains these coding sequences:
- the LOC121725281 gene encoding pyrroline-5-carboxylate reductase 3 isoform X1: METMSYKVGFIGGGNMSTAIMRGILRNEAQKPSDIWVSGPRIVNLKHWQDIGANVTTSNREVLLECDVVFLGVKPGMLEAALSDCVINDPRPLVIGTSKILVSMLVGITIERVHQALQSILPPPSCIKVIRIMPNTPMMVGVGSCLYSPDAKATQEDCMLLKALLSKSAVTDQIPETMIDSLGSLTGCGPAFVYIIIEALADGAVKQGVPRAVALRQAAQVVAGSGQMMLQTGKHPAQLKDEVCSPGGSTICGVTALETGKIRATLINAIEAATLRTMEISKK; encoded by the exons ATGGAAACAATGTCTTATAAAGTAGGTTTTATTGGAGGTGGAAATATGTCTACAGCTATTATGAGGGGTATTTTACGAAATG agGCTCAAAAACCTTCTGACATATGGGTGTCAGGACCTCGCATAGTAAATCTTAAGCATTGGCAAGATATTGGAGCAAATGTCACTACAAGTAACAGAGAAGTTCTGTTGGAATGTGATGTAGTGTTTTTGGGTGTGAAGCCGGGGATGTTAGAGGCAGCATTAAGTGACTGTGTCATAAATGATCCAAGGCCCCTAGTAATTGGTACTAGCAAAATTTTAGTCTCAATGCTGGTAGGAATTACAATTGAGAGGGTGCACCAG gcgTTACAATCAATATTACCTCCCCCTTCATGTATAAAGGTTATAAGGATCATGCCCAATACGCCTATGATGGTTGGTGTTGGCTCCTGTCTTTATTCACCTGATGCAAAGGCCACTCAAGAAGATTGTATGTTATTAAAGGCACTACTCAGCAAATCTGCCGTTACTGACCAAATACCAGAGACAATGATAGACTCTCTAGGTTCTCTTACTGGATGTGGACCAGCTTTt gtttatatcATTATAGAAGCTTTGGCTGACGGAGCAGTGAAGCAGGGAGTTCCGAGAGCAGTTGCGTTGAGACAGGCAGCACAAGTGGTTGCGGGCAGTGGTCAAATGATGTTACAGACTGGAAAACATCCTGCACAACTGAAGGATGAGGTGTGTTCGCCCGGTGGATCTACTATATGTGGAGTAACAGCTCTTGAAACGGGAAAAATTAG GGCGACATTAATAAATGCAATCGAAGCAGCCACATTAAGGACGATGGAGataagtaaaaagtaa
- the LOC121725281 gene encoding pyrroline-5-carboxylate reductase 3 isoform X2 codes for METMSYKVGFIGGGNMSTAIMRGILRNEAQKPSDIWVSGPRIVNLKHWQDIGANVTTSNREVLLECDVVFLGVKPGMLEAALSDCVINDPRPLVIGTSKILVSMLVGITIERVHQALQSILPPPSCIKVIRIMPNTPMMVGVGSCLYSPDAKATQEDCMLLKALLSKSAVTDQIPETMIDSLGSLTGCGPAFVYIIIEALADGAVKQGVPRAVALRQAAQVVAGSGQMMLQTGKHPAQLKDEGDINKCNRSSHIKDDGDK; via the exons ATGGAAACAATGTCTTATAAAGTAGGTTTTATTGGAGGTGGAAATATGTCTACAGCTATTATGAGGGGTATTTTACGAAATG agGCTCAAAAACCTTCTGACATATGGGTGTCAGGACCTCGCATAGTAAATCTTAAGCATTGGCAAGATATTGGAGCAAATGTCACTACAAGTAACAGAGAAGTTCTGTTGGAATGTGATGTAGTGTTTTTGGGTGTGAAGCCGGGGATGTTAGAGGCAGCATTAAGTGACTGTGTCATAAATGATCCAAGGCCCCTAGTAATTGGTACTAGCAAAATTTTAGTCTCAATGCTGGTAGGAATTACAATTGAGAGGGTGCACCAG gcgTTACAATCAATATTACCTCCCCCTTCATGTATAAAGGTTATAAGGATCATGCCCAATACGCCTATGATGGTTGGTGTTGGCTCCTGTCTTTATTCACCTGATGCAAAGGCCACTCAAGAAGATTGTATGTTATTAAAGGCACTACTCAGCAAATCTGCCGTTACTGACCAAATACCAGAGACAATGATAGACTCTCTAGGTTCTCTTACTGGATGTGGACCAGCTTTt gtttatatcATTATAGAAGCTTTGGCTGACGGAGCAGTGAAGCAGGGAGTTCCGAGAGCAGTTGCGTTGAGACAGGCAGCACAAGTGGTTGCGGGCAGTGGTCAAATGATGTTACAGACTGGAAAACATCCTGCACAACTGAAGGATGAG GGCGACATTAATAAATGCAATCGAAGCAGCCACATTAAGGACGATGGAGataagtaa
- the LOC121725283 gene encoding uncharacterized protein LOC121725283: MSAEEYPLIALTETTRAYVAEVAADEKQRNVEPPRTIPSGLGERLHSLPTFQVRPNWRKLRRSLRRINCFRSEEEEVLVEVPRHKSIDIGVGLARRMSLFIFTRKTVCTHPYHPFTPSQTTRKIFFLHDDKKHPQ; encoded by the coding sequence ATGAGCGCCGAGGAGTACCCTTTGATCGCGCTGACAGAAACTACCAGAGCGTACGTCGCGGAGGTGGCAGCAGATGAAAAACAAAGAAATGTCGAACCTCCTCGGACTATCCCCTCCGGCCTGGGAGAAAGGCTTCACAGCCTGCCTACATTCCAGGTGAGACCCAACTGGCGCAAGCTGCGGCGAAGTCTGCGACGCATCAACTGCTTCAGGAGCGAGGAGGAGGAGGTCCTAGTAGAGGTGCCGAGGCATAAGAGTATAGACATCGGCGTCGGCCTGGCTAGAAGGATGTCCCTGTTTATATTCACCAGGAAAACCGTGTGCACGCACCCTTACCACCCCTTCACACCGTCGCAAACGACACGGAAAATATTCTTCCTTCACGACGATAAAAAACATCCTCAATGA